One genomic window of Borreliella garinii includes the following:
- the murJ gene encoding murein biosynthesis integral membrane protein MurJ translates to MNKYVISTVLVMISTFFSRIMGFVKVKIFSYYFGANLDADIFNYVFNIPNNLRKILSEGAMTSAFLPEFTCEKNKSHEKAVSFFRTVITFNVIAIGLIVLVMIIFAKSIMYFLSYYRGENLIFASSVFSYLVLYILLISLSSIFISVLNSYKIFFIPSFSPIMFSFGIILSIFLFYGRFGIYSAVIGVIFGGFLQFLIPFVNCLMIGFVFKPTFYFREKVFLNFLSRWVRMIFGFSISIVTQQIAFALASTLDIGSVSILSNAIVYYQLPVGIFYISIATVIFPKMAEYAVVGNNIKLNTLLVDGIKILLLIFIPVSFLMFIWSDYILNLLLMGGKFSIYDTQKTVDVLKCFLLGLLFYSMFSFFQKYYFSIRDAKTPFYFSVLFSILDILFSIFGIKHYGLNALALAQSISFMICVIVFYFIILKSGVKIDLIEILFVLLKSIITLFPLYLIYFFFEKFQWDVGFSFKNLYFLITAGIVSIFTLFICYYILGINKLFRFIRKDVL, encoded by the coding sequence ATGAATAAATATGTTATTTCTACAGTTTTGGTCATGATTTCTACCTTTTTTTCAAGAATAATGGGGTTTGTAAAGGTAAAGATTTTCTCTTATTATTTTGGCGCAAATCTTGATGCTGATATTTTTAACTATGTTTTCAATATTCCTAACAATTTGCGCAAAATTCTTTCAGAGGGCGCAATGACTTCAGCTTTTTTACCTGAATTTACATGTGAAAAAAATAAATCGCACGAAAAAGCTGTTTCTTTTTTTAGAACCGTTATAACCTTTAATGTTATTGCTATTGGTTTAATTGTTTTAGTCATGATTATTTTTGCAAAGTCTATTATGTATTTTTTGTCTTATTATAGGGGAGAAAACTTAATTTTTGCAAGTTCTGTATTTAGTTATTTGGTATTATATATTTTACTAATAAGTTTATCATCAATCTTTATATCTGTTTTAAATTCATATAAAATTTTTTTTATTCCTTCATTTTCACCTATTATGTTTTCTTTTGGAATAATATTGAGCATATTTTTATTTTATGGCCGTTTTGGAATATATAGTGCTGTTATTGGCGTAATTTTTGGGGGTTTTTTACAATTTCTAATTCCGTTTGTAAATTGTCTTATGATTGGTTTTGTCTTTAAGCCAACATTTTATTTTAGAGAAAAGGTATTTTTAAATTTTTTAAGTAGATGGGTTCGTATGATTTTTGGATTTTCTATTTCAATTGTTACTCAGCAGATTGCATTTGCATTAGCATCTACCCTTGACATAGGAAGTGTTTCTATTCTTAGTAATGCTATAGTTTATTATCAGCTTCCTGTAGGAATTTTTTATATTTCTATTGCAACGGTAATTTTTCCTAAAATGGCAGAGTATGCTGTTGTGGGAAATAATATAAAATTAAATACCCTTTTAGTGGATGGAATTAAAATTTTATTGTTAATTTTTATTCCGGTGTCTTTTTTGATGTTTATTTGGTCTGATTATATTTTAAATTTATTGCTTATGGGAGGTAAGTTTTCTATTTATGATACTCAAAAAACAGTGGATGTTTTGAAATGTTTTCTTTTAGGCCTACTTTTTTATTCGATGTTTAGTTTTTTTCAAAAATATTATTTTTCTATTCGTGATGCAAAAACACCATTTTATTTCAGTGTTTTATTTTCTATTCTTGATATTTTATTTTCTATTTTTGGTATTAAGCATTATGGTTTGAATGCTTTGGCATTGGCTCAATCTATTTCTTTTATGATTTGTGTAATTGTTTTTTATTTTATAATACTGAAAAGTGGAGTTAAAATTGATTTAATTGAAATTTTATTCGTTCTTCTAAAGTCAATTATTACACTTTTTCCTTTGTATTTAATTTATTTCTTTTTTGAAAAGTTTCAGTGGGATGTGGGTTTTAGTTTTAAAAATCTTTATTTTTTAATTACGGCAGGAATTGTTAGTATTTTTACTTTATTTATTTGTTATTATATTTTAGGAATAAATAAACTTTTTAGGTTTATTAGGAAGGATGTTTTATGA
- a CDS encoding LptF/LptG family permease: protein MKILKNSYESYIITEFFKYFLITFLFFFFVFFINQILFFMRILLQNYVPFLKAFIFIIYSLPMVIALSPPFASLISVILTIHKFKINNEILAFRSIGISIFDLIFPFFKLGVVIVFISFISNDILLPLGSIGRLKIFNEIKEEVPHLVLKPYSSKQYGDLIFVSGEKSENGYKNVTFFDNTRLKGFDRIFMAKNLDIRKENFQVYFILNDVISIALTDSESGFYDYFYADKMKYSIDQVTFSDSFLLNHVTPSQMSMRDVIKLIKKQNNLIADSNIRNNLEGDFLSLNFSNLYLNHLYNQNYYIDESYVFENLNYMHNLNLNFKPYQDKSMKQNLALFNLEFYQKISLPLSVLFFIFLAFSMGMYSNRKYSIILELVISIIICVFYWVMFIGGKVYTVQYAPNPIIVTILPNLILIIAGAILFLRLLKK, encoded by the coding sequence ATGAAAATATTAAAAAACAGTTATGAGTCTTACATAATTACTGAATTTTTTAAATATTTTTTAATTACTTTTTTATTTTTCTTTTTCGTATTTTTTATAAATCAAATTTTATTCTTTATGAGAATACTTCTTCAAAATTATGTTCCCTTTTTAAAAGCTTTTATTTTTATCATATATTCTCTTCCTATGGTAATTGCCCTTTCTCCCCCTTTTGCTTCTTTGATTTCAGTAATTCTCACTATTCATAAATTCAAGATTAATAATGAAATTTTAGCTTTTCGTTCAATTGGGATATCAATTTTTGATTTGATTTTCCCATTTTTTAAATTAGGAGTAGTTATTGTTTTTATATCTTTCATATCTAATGATATTTTACTTCCACTTGGATCTATTGGTAGGTTAAAAATTTTTAATGAAATAAAAGAAGAAGTTCCCCATTTAGTATTAAAACCCTATTCAAGTAAACAATATGGAGATTTAATTTTTGTTTCTGGTGAGAAATCGGAAAATGGTTATAAAAATGTAACTTTTTTTGATAACACTAGGCTTAAGGGATTTGATAGAATATTTATGGCAAAAAATCTTGATATTAGAAAAGAAAATTTTCAAGTTTATTTTATTTTAAATGATGTTATATCTATTGCTTTAACAGATAGCGAGAGTGGATTTTATGATTATTTTTATGCAGATAAGATGAAATATTCAATCGATCAGGTTACATTTAGTGACAGTTTTTTATTAAATCATGTAACTCCTTCGCAAATGAGCATGAGAGATGTTATAAAATTAATTAAAAAGCAAAATAATTTAATTGCAGATTCAAATATAAGAAATAATCTAGAAGGGGACTTTTTAAGTTTAAATTTTTCAAATCTTTATTTAAATCATTTATACAATCAAAACTATTATATTGATGAGTCTTATGTCTTTGAAAATTTAAACTACATGCATAATTTAAATTTAAATTTTAAACCCTATCAAGATAAAAGCATGAAGCAGAATTTGGCTTTGTTTAATCTTGAATTTTATCAAAAAATTAGTTTGCCACTTTCAGTTTTATTTTTCATTTTTTTAGCTTTTTCAATGGGAATGTATTCTAATAGGAAATATTCTATTATTCTTGAGCTTGTAATTTCAATTATTATTTGTGTTTTTTATTGGGTAATGTTTATTGGTGGAAAAGTTTATACCGTTCAGTATGCACCGAATCCCATTATTGTTACCATTTTGCCTAATTTGATTTTAATTATTGCAGGAGCAATTCTCTTTTTGAGATTATTAAAAAAATGA
- a CDS encoding HEAT repeat domain-containing protein, whose amino-acid sequence MKYLNFLLFFLILNVYAQNVNSPTPPNPPLLPKITENRLKIENSSKGENYSNVGLDVKYVNDTILYGLDSQVINIIKALKKSSDSQYNSPLKKRLDKTFNVDIKKEILELFISLKYSGGIDTANYILENYESKRYSSALFGLAISYLKEFDDKEKLKKTLIEILENKEGNVVSIAAYYLGELNSLEYSKNMMDVFEKYSGNDGARREILIALGKMAAFDYQNRIYEISLDSYESPSIKAAAIEALSYLSPDKVTINADLYLQSNNNNLNVKLAIIASLSKDPSLKSKEILQGFLRDSDDNIRFKAINAIKGHKDSSARDILIYKVKSDPSLKVREASAKALIDMDLGGIEIKNIMFDFKIDNSFKISMFSYLLDKDPLKALSIALEIVNKENVNRPSNVLKGIASMLAGKKGNFDNFYSKIIDSKNIDLRHFALKGAIYNKSSSLSDKLKKIKSETNSEYIKMLLKDY is encoded by the coding sequence ATGAAATACTTAAATTTTTTACTTTTTTTTCTCATTTTAAATGTATATGCTCAAAATGTCAACTCTCCAACTCCTCCAAATCCTCCTTTGTTGCCCAAAATTACAGAAAATAGGCTTAAGATAGAAAATTCTTCTAAGGGTGAGAATTATTCTAATGTTGGTTTAGATGTCAAGTATGTTAATGATACAATTCTTTATGGACTTGATAGCCAGGTTATAAACATTATAAAAGCTCTTAAAAAATCAAGCGACAGTCAATATAATTCTCCTCTTAAAAAAAGACTTGACAAAACCTTTAATGTCGATATTAAAAAGGAAATACTTGAATTGTTTATTTCTCTTAAGTATTCAGGAGGCATTGATACAGCAAATTATATTCTTGAGAATTATGAGAGCAAAAGATATTCAAGTGCTTTATTTGGCTTAGCAATTTCGTATCTTAAGGAGTTTGATGATAAGGAAAAATTAAAAAAAACTCTTATTGAGATTCTTGAAAATAAAGAGGGTAATGTGGTATCTATTGCGGCCTATTATCTAGGAGAGCTTAATTCTCTTGAGTATTCTAAAAATATGATGGATGTTTTTGAAAAATATTCTGGAAATGATGGTGCTAGAAGAGAAATACTTATTGCTCTTGGAAAAATGGCTGCTTTTGATTATCAAAATAGAATTTATGAAATTTCGTTAGATAGTTACGAGAGTCCATCAATTAAGGCTGCTGCGATCGAAGCGTTATCATATCTTTCTCCAGATAAAGTGACTATAAATGCTGATTTATATCTTCAGAGTAATAACAACAACTTAAATGTTAAATTAGCTATTATTGCTTCTTTATCTAAAGATCCTTCTTTGAAGTCCAAAGAGATTTTACAAGGATTTTTAAGAGATTCTGATGATAATATTAGATTTAAAGCTATTAATGCAATTAAAGGACATAAGGATTCTTCAGCAAGAGATATTTTGATTTATAAGGTTAAAAGCGATCCATCTCTTAAAGTTAGGGAGGCTTCTGCTAAGGCTTTAATTGATATGGATCTTGGGGGTATTGAAATTAAAAACATAATGTTTGATTTCAAGATTGATAATAGTTTTAAAATCTCAATGTTTAGCTACCTTTTAGATAAAGATCCTCTAAAAGCATTGTCAATTGCTTTAGAAATTGTTAACAAAGAAAATGTTAATAGGCCTTCAAATGTTTTAAAAGGCATTGCTTCAATGTTGGCTGGTAAAAAGGGTAATTTTGATAATTTTTATTCTAAAATAATTGACAGTAAAAATATTGATTTAAGGCATTTTGCATTAAAAGGAGCTATTTATAATAAATCTTCATCACTTTCTGATAAACTTAAAAAAATTAAAAGCGAAACGAACTCCGAATATATTAAGATGCTTTTAAAAGATTATTAA
- a CDS encoding ligand-binding sensor domain-containing protein, with product MKFVLNNLFKGCLICFVLFFSCLTTNKSIQDSHISDLGEKKKEVVIVGDDSVPNEIPFKRDYLMGLKDNESFFLSNAFLKENNFYFKKARESYAQKNIGLTNYYLNKIVASENQHGRELLAKANLFFGYVNYENGFYDLSEYNFDLFLKDYKYSHASLRSAELKYLIKEKSDAISVFKEIDEFSISGYDKEIYDFLSNKLGVSHLNLESLGFLDNSVFDIFVFNGNIFVTNILGGLLRYDIKKNNYRVYLKDKKSIFLNGIKGFSDYNGTIYIGGKNVIYYTDDIDGDLKQINVPDNADFSNVQVLLGVKNGIFVGTLNSGLWFYDLKKWKNIPLGSNKISSMCFDNLKNLLLVGTVDKAIYSINVDNLEKIEHLDFFSKNDNEKNINFIKRYKDSYFIGTYGGGLFELNLNKNSYKKHVIANNIDVNYFMDMEIKDKKLLFATFDHGLLIYDSENENWDYFGPNNGLLNLNLIKVSRFENYVILGTLNNGLVFVDENIKKQL from the coding sequence ATGAAATTTGTTTTGAATAATTTATTTAAAGGTTGTCTTATATGCTTTGTCTTATTTTTTTCCTGTCTTACTACAAATAAATCTATTCAAGATTCTCATATTAGTGATCTTGGAGAGAAAAAAAAAGAAGTAGTTATTGTTGGTGATGACAGTGTTCCTAATGAAATCCCCTTTAAAAGAGACTATTTAATGGGATTAAAAGACAATGAATCTTTTTTTCTTAGCAATGCTTTTTTAAAAGAAAATAATTTTTATTTTAAAAAAGCTAGGGAAAGTTATGCCCAAAAAAATATTGGTTTGACTAATTATTATTTAAATAAAATAGTAGCTAGTGAAAATCAGCATGGCAGAGAATTATTAGCTAAGGCAAATTTGTTTTTTGGATATGTGAATTATGAGAATGGTTTTTATGATCTTTCTGAATATAATTTTGACCTCTTCTTAAAAGATTATAAATATTCTCACGCTAGTTTAAGATCAGCTGAATTGAAATATCTTATTAAAGAAAAATCAGATGCAATTTCTGTATTTAAAGAGATTGATGAATTTTCTATCTCAGGTTATGATAAAGAGATTTATGATTTTTTAAGTAATAAACTTGGGGTAAGCCATTTAAACTTAGAATCTTTAGGATTTCTTGATAATAGCGTTTTTGATATATTTGTTTTTAATGGAAATATATTTGTAACTAATATATTGGGTGGGCTTTTAAGGTATGATATTAAAAAAAATAACTATAGAGTCTATCTTAAAGATAAAAAAAGCATTTTTTTAAATGGTATCAAGGGTTTTTCAGATTATAATGGAACAATTTATATTGGGGGAAAAAATGTTATTTATTATACAGATGATATTGATGGTGATTTAAAGCAAATAAATGTTCCTGATAATGCTGATTTTAGCAATGTGCAAGTTTTGCTTGGTGTTAAAAATGGAATATTTGTTGGTACTTTAAATTCTGGGTTATGGTTTTATGATTTAAAAAAGTGGAAAAATATACCGCTTGGATCTAATAAAATTTCTTCAATGTGCTTTGACAATTTAAAAAATTTATTGTTAGTTGGAACGGTTGACAAGGCTATTTATAGCATTAATGTCGATAATTTAGAGAAGATTGAACATTTGGATTTTTTTAGCAAAAATGATAATGAAAAAAATATTAATTTTATAAAAAGATATAAAGACAGTTATTTTATTGGAACATATGGCGGGGGTCTTTTCGAATTAAATTTAAATAAAAATAGCTATAAAAAGCACGTTATTGCCAACAATATTGACGTTAATTATTTTATGGATATGGAGATTAAAGATAAAAAGTTGCTATTTGCAACCTTTGATCATGGGTTATTGATTTATGACTCTGAAAATGAGAATTGGGATTATTTTGGACCTAATAATGGACTTCTTAATTTGAATTTAATAAAAGTTTCTAGGTTTGAAAATTATGTCATACTGGGCACCCTTAATAACGGTTTGGTTTTTGTAGATGAAAATATTAAAAAACAGTTATGA
- the pnp gene encoding polyribonucleotide nucleotidyltransferase produces the protein MRKILKLKIGRDELVFETGFMAKQANGSVLATYGGSSVLATVCCSNNIREDLDFVPLSVEYNEKYYAAGKIPGGFIKREGKPKDKEILVSRLIDRPMRPLFDKRFGREIQVIPTTLATDQLNPPDIVGMNAAFTAVFLSDIPFNGPIAAVRMVYLNGEFIVNPSFEEIHDSDLDIVVAGSLNGITMVEGGANEVSEDILLSAIDGAHEYIKQICNAQKEFLEIVGEKEKLPLAFEEKIFEFKEELKDFIYTDLKDACFVKGKLNRDKAIALLRNKSYEHFSSLEKLTDSNESLFYKAFDDFEREIVRNSILNDKIRTDGRTPNEIRDIIAEVDILSRTHGSALFTRGETQALAVTTLGTSIDEQIMDDIDGDKRLNFMLHYNFPPFSVGETGRLMTGRREIGHGHLAQRALESMVPGKNDFPYTIRVVSEILESNGSSSMATVCAGSMSLMSAGVPVKRQVAGIAMGLISEGDKYVVLSDILGEEDHLGDMDFKVAGTKNGITGFQMDIKIENVTKHLMRDALEQARIGRMHILSVMDTVISDSRVGISKYAPKIVQLQIDIDKISLVIGSTGKTVKAITDEFEVKVQIEQNGKIILFGDDDFKMQKAKERIESIVREPKVGEIYEGIVKKINSFGAFIELTPTKEGFLSTRLKSRDSKYGSGRFGTGNRYSKFGGGDNIRGNVGLVRPPKLEEGQRIKVKIIDIDKFGKIDLEVVRDKDY, from the coding sequence TTGAGGAAAATATTAAAGTTGAAAATAGGTAGAGACGAGTTAGTGTTTGAGACGGGATTTATGGCTAAACAGGCTAATGGATCGGTTCTTGCAACTTATGGAGGATCTTCAGTTCTTGCAACTGTTTGTTGTTCAAACAATATTAGAGAAGATTTAGATTTTGTTCCACTTTCTGTTGAATATAATGAAAAATATTATGCAGCCGGTAAGATTCCAGGAGGATTTATTAAAAGAGAAGGAAAGCCAAAGGATAAAGAAATACTTGTTTCCAGATTAATAGATAGACCAATGAGACCTCTTTTTGATAAAAGATTTGGTCGAGAGATTCAAGTAATTCCTACGACTTTAGCTACAGATCAGCTCAATCCCCCTGATATTGTTGGAATGAATGCTGCTTTTACGGCAGTTTTTTTATCAGATATTCCGTTTAATGGTCCAATTGCAGCTGTTAGAATGGTTTATTTAAATGGTGAGTTTATAGTAAATCCTTCTTTTGAAGAGATTCATGATTCTGATCTTGATATTGTTGTTGCTGGAAGTTTAAATGGAATTACAATGGTAGAAGGTGGTGCTAATGAGGTTAGTGAGGATATTTTACTGTCAGCAATAGACGGTGCACATGAATATATTAAACAAATTTGCAATGCTCAAAAAGAATTTTTAGAGATTGTAGGGGAGAAGGAAAAACTTCCTTTAGCTTTTGAAGAAAAAATATTTGAATTTAAAGAGGAGCTTAAGGATTTTATTTATACTGATCTTAAAGACGCTTGTTTTGTTAAGGGAAAGCTTAATAGAGATAAAGCTATAGCTTTACTGCGAAATAAATCTTATGAGCATTTTTCTTCTCTTGAGAAATTGACTGATAGTAATGAGTCTCTTTTTTATAAAGCTTTTGATGATTTTGAGAGAGAGATTGTTAGAAATTCTATTCTTAACGATAAAATTAGAACAGATGGTCGAACTCCTAATGAGATAAGAGATATTATTGCAGAAGTTGATATTTTGAGTAGAACGCATGGATCTGCGCTTTTTACAAGAGGAGAGACACAGGCTTTAGCAGTAACTACTCTTGGCACGAGCATTGATGAACAAATAATGGATGATATTGATGGCGACAAGCGTCTTAATTTTATGCTTCATTACAATTTTCCCCCATTTTCAGTTGGTGAGACCGGTAGGCTCATGACTGGTAGGCGTGAGATTGGTCATGGTCATTTAGCCCAAAGAGCTTTAGAATCAATGGTTCCTGGAAAAAACGATTTTCCTTATACTATTAGGGTAGTTTCTGAAATTTTGGAATCTAACGGATCTTCTTCAATGGCTACTGTTTGTGCTGGAAGTATGTCTTTAATGTCTGCAGGAGTTCCTGTTAAAAGACAAGTTGCAGGAATAGCCATGGGGCTTATTAGTGAAGGAGATAAATATGTAGTTTTGAGTGATATTCTTGGAGAAGAGGATCATTTAGGTGATATGGACTTTAAAGTGGCTGGTACAAAAAATGGAATCACTGGATTTCAAATGGATATTAAAATTGAAAATGTTACTAAGCATTTAATGAGGGATGCTCTTGAGCAGGCAAGAATAGGTAGGATGCACATACTGTCTGTCATGGATACTGTAATTTCAGATTCAAGAGTTGGTATATCTAAGTATGCTCCCAAAATTGTTCAACTGCAAATTGATATTGATAAGATATCTCTTGTAATAGGATCTACTGGAAAAACTGTTAAGGCTATAACAGATGAATTTGAAGTTAAGGTTCAAATTGAACAAAATGGGAAAATTATTCTTTTCGGTGATGATGATTTTAAGATGCAAAAGGCTAAAGAAAGAATAGAGAGTATTGTAAGGGAACCAAAGGTAGGTGAAATTTATGAAGGAATCGTTAAAAAGATTAATAGCTTTGGAGCTTTTATTGAACTTACTCCTACAAAGGAAGGATTTTTAAGTACTCGATTGAAATCTAGAGACAGCAAGTATGGTTCTGGAAGATTTGGGACTGGCAATAGATATTCCAAATTTGGTGGTGGAGATAATATAAGGGGTAATGTAGGGTTGGTTCGCCCTCCAAAATTAGAAGAAGGTCAGCGAATTAAAGTTAAAATAATTGATATAGATAAATTTGGAAAAATTGATCTTGAAGTTGTTAGAGATAAAGATTATTAA
- the rpsO gene encoding 30S ribosomal protein S15 — translation MIDKKQKQKIVSEFGKNESDTGSVGVQIALITGRIKYLTEHLKTNKKDHSSKRGLLKLVGQRRSLLRYYQKKDLEAYRILISKLGLRK, via the coding sequence ATGATAGATAAAAAGCAAAAGCAAAAAATAGTTTCTGAATTTGGGAAAAATGAAAGTGATACTGGTTCTGTTGGAGTTCAGATCGCACTTATTACAGGTAGAATAAAGTATTTAACTGAACATTTAAAGACAAATAAAAAAGACCATAGTTCAAAAAGGGGGTTGTTAAAGTTGGTAGGGCAAAGGAGAAGTTTATTGCGCTATTATCAGAAGAAAGATTTAGAAGCTTATAGAATATTGATATCTAAACTTGGTCTTAGAAAATAA
- a CDS encoding LptF/LptG family permease, producing the protein MKIDKLFVKSIILTFLSMNLLFMILIILGDLFVNLLSYLEKNIGFKDILYIYYLYLPKAFSDGVALSFLFAISNLIGNLSMRNEIIGLFSCGVSLTRILRPIILISLFISFVLFFFDNYLVIDTVARRDLLIKNSIGNSGSSDKTIIIRDLAREIYNIKSYDINENAFSKLMIIIKDSKDEFQTRYDIDKAEWKDNKWRLYGIREFVKVGKKIKENAYDILDGTGIIKLEPDYIRTVMLSSKALNFTKLINWISFLKSEHLNYSDALFDLLNRVFFSFRLILLSFTVGFIALALKKNIFILSLLNSIAFAVVYVISIVIFNFLADLGYLHIYVASSFTTVFFLIINFLVYRIVRK; encoded by the coding sequence ATGAAAATAGATAAGCTTTTTGTAAAAAGCATCATTCTTACTTTTTTATCCATGAACTTGCTTTTCATGATTTTAATTATACTTGGTGATTTATTTGTTAATCTTCTCAGTTATCTTGAAAAGAATATTGGCTTTAAAGATATTCTTTATATTTATTATTTGTATTTGCCAAAAGCTTTCTCAGATGGAGTAGCTTTATCTTTTCTTTTTGCTATTTCCAATCTTATTGGTAATCTCTCTATGAGAAATGAAATAATAGGTCTTTTTAGTTGCGGAGTTTCGCTTACCAGGATATTAAGACCAATCATTTTGATTAGTTTATTTATTTCATTTGTTCTTTTCTTTTTTGATAATTATTTAGTAATAGATACTGTAGCAAGAAGAGATCTTCTTATTAAGAATAGCATTGGTAATAGTGGATCTAGTGATAAAACTATAATAATTAGAGATCTTGCTAGAGAAATTTATAATATTAAATCTTACGATATTAATGAGAATGCTTTTTCCAAATTAATGATTATAATCAAAGACAGTAAAGATGAGTTTCAAACAAGGTATGATATAGATAAAGCTGAATGGAAAGATAATAAATGGAGGCTTTATGGTATTAGAGAGTTTGTTAAGGTTGGTAAAAAAATCAAGGAGAATGCCTATGATATTCTTGATGGGACAGGAATTATTAAGCTAGAGCCTGATTACATAAGAACTGTGATGCTGTCATCAAAGGCATTAAATTTTACTAAACTTATTAATTGGATAAGTTTTCTCAAAAGTGAACATTTAAATTATTCTGATGCATTGTTCGATTTGTTAAATAGAGTATTCTTTTCATTTAGATTAATCCTTCTTAGCTTTACTGTTGGGTTTATTGCTCTTGCTCTTAAAAAAAATATTTTTATACTCAGTTTATTAAATAGCATTGCATTTGCTGTTGTTTATGTCATTTCTATTGTAATTTTTAATTTTTTAGCAGATCTTGGTTATTTACATATATATGTGGCAAGCTCTTTTACAACTGTATTTTTTTTGATTATCAATTTTCTTGTTTATAGGATTGTTAGGAAATAA
- the tgt gene encoding tRNA guanosine(34) transglycosylase Tgt: MFSVIKNDKHSNARVGFLNLPHGRVDTPCFMPVGTLGAMKGLKHAVLEKLECNLMLANTYHLYLRPGIKTIEKYGGLHNFTTWNKNFLTDSGGFQVFSLSGLRKIDLKGVHFKSHLDGSYHYFTPEGVFAMQEIFGSDIIMPLDICSSYGIDYNEANLYTNITTNWARSTFKAYKNKKEGYNGLLFLITQGNFFKDLRQRSINDILELDSPGIAIGGISVGEPREKYLEILEYSSLLIPKEKPRYVMGIGTPHYILDAIYYGIDIFDCVNPARIARHGSLLTDNGIMRIGRKEYKDDTSPVEKNCGCTLCTRYSRGYLRHLIKSKELFGIILASEHNIHYMFRLISKIRTAILNDNFLNFRTSYLKKYEEGNFDE, encoded by the coding sequence ATGTTTAGCGTAATTAAGAATGACAAACATTCTAATGCAAGGGTTGGATTTCTAAATCTTCCTCATGGTAGAGTAGATACCCCTTGTTTTATGCCAGTTGGTACTTTAGGAGCAATGAAAGGCTTAAAGCATGCTGTTCTTGAGAAGTTAGAATGTAATTTAATGCTTGCAAATACGTATCATTTATATTTAAGGCCGGGCATTAAAACTATTGAAAAATATGGTGGTCTTCATAATTTTACAACTTGGAATAAAAATTTTTTAACCGATTCTGGTGGATTTCAGGTGTTTTCTCTTTCTGGTCTGAGAAAAATTGATCTAAAAGGTGTGCATTTTAAATCTCATTTAGATGGATCTTATCATTATTTTACTCCTGAGGGAGTATTTGCTATGCAAGAAATTTTTGGCAGCGATATTATTATGCCACTTGATATTTGTAGTTCTTATGGGATTGATTATAATGAAGCCAATTTATATACAAATATTACAACCAATTGGGCTCGTAGCACATTCAAGGCTTATAAAAACAAAAAAGAGGGATACAACGGGCTTTTATTTTTAATAACTCAGGGAAACTTTTTTAAAGATTTAAGACAAAGAAGCATTAATGATATATTAGAATTAGACAGTCCAGGTATTGCTATCGGAGGCATTTCTGTTGGAGAACCAAGAGAAAAATATTTAGAAATTCTTGAATATAGTTCTTTATTGATACCAAAAGAAAAACCAAGATATGTAATGGGCATTGGTACTCCCCATTACATACTTGATGCTATATACTATGGTATTGATATTTTTGATTGTGTGAATCCTGCAAGAATTGCTAGACACGGATCTCTTTTAACAGATAATGGAATAATGCGCATTGGTAGAAAAGAGTATAAAGATGATACTTCTCCGGTAGAAAAAAATTGTGGCTGTACTTTGTGTACAAGATATTCAAGGGGATATTTAAGACATTTGATAAAATCTAAAGAGCTTTTTGGAATAATTTTGGCAAGTGAGCATAATATTCACTATATGTTCCGATTGATTTCAAAGATTAGAACCGCAATTCTAAATGATAATTTTTTAAACTTTAGAACTTCATATTTAAAAAAGTATGAAGAGGGAAATTTTGATGAATAA